CGCAGCCTAGACGACTGGCTCGACGAGAGCGCTGCGCAGCCGCGGGTCACGACGATGCTGGCCGCTGCGTTCGCTCTCACCGCGCTGCTGCTCGCGGCCGTCGGGATCTACGGCGTGCTGTCGTACACCGTGGCGCAACGCACGCACGAGATCGGGCTGCGCTTGGCGCTCGGCGCTGGCCGCACACAGGTGTTGTGGCAAATCCTGCGCGGGGGACTGCGCGCAGTCCTCGCGGGCATGGTCGTCGGAACGCTCGGCGCCTATCTGGTCGGACGTGCGATGCAGGGCCTGTCGTTTGGCGTCGGCGCCATCGATCCGCTCGCGTTCAGCATCGTCGTGGGACTCTTGCTCCTGTCCGCTGTGCTGGCCTGCATGGTGCCGGCACGTCGCGCCGCGTCTGTGGATCCGCTGACCGCGCTGCGCGACGAATGACACATGTCCGACCCGAAGACAGACACGGTCGCGCGGCGCCTGGAGGCGTTGTCATGAACTTGCGAGCCATCGTTGCACGGGTTCTGGATCTCGTGCGCCGGAGGCGGCTCGAGCGCGAGCTGGACGAGGAGATTGTCGCGCACCTCGAGCAAGCGGAGCAGGACTATCTGCGCGCCGGCCTGTCACCCGAGGAGGCCCGCCGGGCCGCGCGACTGAGCTTCGGCGGTCCGGAGCAGGTGAGAGCAATGCATCGTGAAGTCCGCGGATTTCGTCCACTGGCAGCCGTCGTGCAGGACGCCCGGTTCGGGCTCCGCTCCCTGATGAAGCAGCCGGCCTTCGCCGCCGCGGCCATCGTGACACTGGCACTTGGCATTGGCGCCAACACGGCGATCTTCAGCGTCGTCGATGGCGTGCTTCTGAGGCCGACACCCTTCGAGCAGATGGACCGCCTCGTTATGGTGTGGGAGACCGATCGGAACGGCGACACCGTGCGTGAGCCCGCGTCGTTTCCGGACTATCTCGACTTCCAGGAGCAGAGCGGGAGCTTCGAGACCCTGGCGGCCCTTGCGGGCGCCGAGGCGAACCTGATGCCCGACGCTGGTGATCCCATCCGTGTAGCCGCGCTCCGCGTGAGCCACGAGTTCTTACCGATGGTCGGCATCCGCCCGCTGCTCGGCCGCACATTCACCGCGCAGGAAGACCGGTCCGGCGGCCCACGCGTCACGCTCATCGGAGAGGCGCTGTGGGGTCAGCTTTTCTCTCGTGACCCCGGCGTGGTCGGCCGCACGATCCGCCTCAACGGCGACGTTCACACAGTCGTCGGCGTGCTGCCAGCGAAAGCGGATTTCGGGACACTGCAGATCCTTGGCGCCGCCGCGTATCGACGATCCTTTG
The genomic region above belongs to Luteitalea sp. and contains:
- a CDS encoding FtsX-like permease family protein; protein product: MTHVRPEDRHGRAAPGGVVMNLRAIVARVLDLVRRRRLERELDEEIVAHLEQAEQDYLRAGLSPEEARRAARLSFGGPEQVRAMHREVRGFRPLAAVVQDARFGLRSLMKQPAFAAAAIVTLALGIGANTAIFSVVDGVLLRPTPFEQMDRLVMVWETDRNGDTVREPASFPDYLDFQEQSGSFETLAALAGAEANLMPDAGDPIRVAALRVSHEFLPMVGIRPLLGRTFTAQEDRSGGPRVTLIGEALWGQLFSRDPGVVGRTIRLNGDVHTVVGVLPAKADFGTLQILGAAAYRRSFADRGGRVDVDVWVPLQLSSEIPRDYHGSFVMGRLASGVTPMTAQQEMSGIAADLERAYPANDGRGVFVESLADVVFGPVRPALLVLLGAVALVLLAACVNVANLLLARGAARVREVAVRGALGASMGQLTRQFLVESALLTLMSAGVGIVVAEMGVDLLRAMAPANIPRVSFVGIDARVLLTTLAVSTFVALLFGMLPAWQARRVDLLDALKSEAG